One genomic segment of Paraburkholderia phymatum STM815 includes these proteins:
- the leuD gene encoding 3-isopropylmalate dehydratase small subunit — MDKFIVHTGVVAPLDRENVDTDAIIPKQFLKSIKRTGFGPNAFDEWRYLDHGEPGQDNSKRPLNPDFVLNQPRYQGASILLTRQNFGCGSSREHAPWALQQYGFRAIIAPSFADIFYNNCFKNGLLPIVLTEQQVDHLFNETFAFNGFQLTVDLEKQVVRTTDGGTEYPFEVAAFRKYCLLNGFDDIGLTLRHADKIRQYEAERIAKQPWLNNRLVR, encoded by the coding sequence ATGGATAAATTCATCGTACATACCGGCGTCGTGGCGCCGCTCGATCGCGAAAACGTGGACACAGACGCGATCATCCCGAAGCAGTTCCTCAAGTCCATCAAGCGCACGGGCTTCGGTCCCAACGCGTTCGACGAATGGCGTTATCTCGATCACGGCGAGCCGGGTCAGGACAACTCGAAGCGCCCGCTGAATCCGGACTTCGTGCTGAACCAGCCCCGCTATCAGGGCGCATCGATCCTGCTGACGCGCCAGAATTTCGGCTGCGGCAGCTCGCGCGAGCACGCGCCCTGGGCGCTGCAGCAGTACGGTTTCCGCGCGATCATTGCGCCGAGCTTCGCGGACATCTTCTACAACAATTGCTTCAAAAACGGCTTGCTACCCATCGTGCTGACGGAACAGCAGGTCGACCATCTGTTCAACGAAACCTTCGCGTTCAACGGCTTCCAGCTGACCGTCGACCTCGAAAAGCAGGTCGTGCGCACGACGGACGGCGGCACCGAATATCCGTTCGAGGTCGCGGCGTTCCGCAAATACTGCCTGCTGAACGGCTTCGACGACATCGGCCTTACGCTGCGTCACGCGGACAAGATCCGCCAGTACGAAGCGGAGCGCATCGCGAAGCAGCCGTGGCTGAACAACCGTCTCGTGCGCTGA
- a CDS encoding phosphoribosylanthranilate isomerase gives MTSADTSAESVSFAAGALPRRTRIKLCGLGNAADVAHAIDLGADAIGLVFYPPSPRALSVAQAVEMTRDVPPFVSVVGLFVNPSSEWFNEVICNVPLTMLQFHGDETPEQCEKLAGVAGLPWLRALRVAADTEPPDLVKSALNYSAASGLLFDTHVEGYGGGGKVFDWSLIPQELARRAVLSGGLSTQNVSDAIHRVRPYAVDVSSGIEVAGAKGVKDHARMAAFVRAVREADAR, from the coding sequence ATGACCTCCGCAGACACCTCAGCCGAAAGCGTTTCATTCGCCGCCGGCGCCTTGCCGCGCCGCACTCGAATCAAGCTATGCGGGCTCGGCAATGCCGCCGACGTGGCCCATGCCATCGATCTCGGCGCCGATGCGATCGGCCTCGTGTTTTATCCGCCGAGTCCGCGCGCGCTGAGCGTGGCGCAGGCGGTTGAGATGACGCGCGACGTGCCGCCGTTTGTGTCGGTCGTCGGCCTGTTTGTGAATCCCTCGTCCGAGTGGTTCAACGAAGTCATCTGCAACGTGCCGCTGACTATGCTTCAGTTCCACGGCGACGAAACGCCGGAACAGTGCGAGAAACTGGCGGGCGTTGCGGGTTTGCCTTGGTTGCGCGCATTGCGCGTTGCGGCTGATACTGAGCCGCCCGATTTGGTAAAATCGGCGCTTAACTATTCGGCCGCCAGTGGTCTCCTGTTCGACACGCATGTCGAAGGCTATGGCGGCGGCGGGAAGGTCTTCGATTGGTCACTTATTCCACAAGAGCTCGCGCGTCGGGCCGTTTTGAGTGGTGGGTTGAGCACGCAAAACGTCAGTGATGCGATTCATCGCGTGCGTCCGTACGCGGTCGATGTCTCGAGCGGCATCGAAGTGGCGGGCGCAAAGGGTGTGAAGGATCACGCCCGGATGGCGGCGTTCGTGCGCGCGGTGCGCGAAGCGGACGCCCGATGA
- the leuB gene encoding 3-isopropylmalate dehydrogenase: protein MKIAVLPGDGIGKEIVKEAVKVLNVLGEKFELEEAPVGGAGYEAAGHPLPEATLKLAKEADAILFGAVGDWKYDSLERALRPEQAILGLRKHLQLFANFRPAICYPQLTGASSLKPEIVSGLDILIVRELNGDIYFGQPRGVRQAPDGLFEGAKEGFDTMRYAEPEVRRIAHVAFQAAQKRGKKLTSVDKANVLETSQFWKDIMIDVSKEYADVELSHMYVDNAAMQLVKAPKSFDVIVTGNMFGDILSDEAAMLTGSIGMLPSASLDKNNKGLYEPSHGSAPDIAGKGIANPLATILSAAMMLRYSLNRAEQADRIETAVKKVLERGYRTGDILTPGCKQVGTEAMGDAVIAAL from the coding sequence ATGAAGATCGCAGTGTTGCCGGGCGACGGCATCGGCAAGGAAATCGTCAAGGAAGCAGTCAAGGTTCTGAACGTGCTCGGCGAAAAGTTCGAGCTGGAAGAAGCGCCTGTCGGCGGTGCTGGTTACGAGGCGGCGGGCCATCCGCTGCCGGAAGCCACGCTCAAGCTCGCCAAGGAAGCGGACGCGATCCTGTTCGGTGCCGTCGGCGACTGGAAATACGATTCGCTCGAACGAGCGCTGCGCCCGGAGCAGGCCATTCTCGGCCTGCGCAAGCATCTGCAGCTGTTCGCGAACTTCCGTCCAGCCATCTGCTATCCGCAGCTGACGGGTGCGTCGTCGCTGAAGCCTGAAATTGTATCGGGCCTGGACATCCTGATCGTGCGCGAACTGAACGGCGATATCTACTTCGGCCAGCCGCGCGGCGTGCGTCAGGCGCCGGACGGCCTGTTCGAAGGCGCGAAGGAAGGCTTCGATACGATGCGTTACGCGGAGCCGGAAGTCCGCCGCATCGCGCACGTCGCGTTTCAGGCGGCGCAAAAGCGCGGCAAGAAGCTGACGTCCGTCGACAAGGCGAACGTGCTCGAAACGTCGCAGTTCTGGAAGGACATCATGATCGATGTGTCGAAGGAATATGCGGACGTCGAGCTGTCGCACATGTACGTCGACAACGCGGCGATGCAGCTCGTGAAGGCGCCGAAGTCGTTCGACGTGATCGTCACGGGCAATATGTTCGGCGACATTCTGTCCGACGAAGCGGCCATGTTGACGGGCTCGATCGGCATGCTTCCGTCGGCTTCGCTCGACAAGAACAACAAGGGTCTGTACGAGCCATCGCACGGCTCGGCGCCAGATATCGCGGGCAAGGGCATCGCGAATCCGCTCGCCACGATCCTGTCCGCCGCTATGATGCTGCGTTATTCGCTGAACCGGGCAGAACAGGCAGACCGCATCGAAACCGCCGTGAAGAAGGTGCTGGAGCGGGGCTATCGTACGGGTGACATCCTCACGCCGGGCTGCAAGCAGGTCGGCACGGAAGCGATGGGCGACGCCGTGATCGCCGCGCTCTAA
- a CDS encoding FimV/HubP family polar landmark protein, with protein MTARFPFLQAATRSGSQQIAAAVAIVFAGMLSTSVATYAQTAATSTASAATGASAPVGVNAGGAQFTVQPGQSLNDAAIAMTQSRDRAVLARAAKAIFDANPNAFMGHDPSRLRLGAVLNLPPVDATGAPVSAASAPAPASAASAPAAQATGSNTASATASAAAPAATAPGASAAAGAGASSSEAATSPTTGAAATQGASAPATPEGGSTPAAAAQPASGVSAPAASGTHSYIGSVQGSEPAATSSGAPAANAQVASQARPSSLQQLLALKNRVLMELQKHGIGKQPGTNENPAAATGTTQPSSAAPGAGAPAHAAPSAAPSVSPATGIPQEYLGAAAIAGAALVALLAGVTARRRRKATRAQEAASAEMAHEDVTPPVAAAPLAVAPSHEVPSAVKEESDESSHRLSAAATAAAAYETAASSPEVKSEAASRSEPETFHVASAEAALDAAATLGADALPRESLDPAREEARAAEVAQLALTAREQELTPDEAAADTRAAQRPLDETSLREPVVPQFAEPIKASDDESGARSKPFMLDLGPAPDSGQIEPTFEQPFVTAAPPIQSGHVEPAAQHEQPIEPLPAAAQTHADAEDEPEPHAPASLPLGAPPPLEPAMPDEFPREAMRALDSIDDFALPPRTEPSASAASAVSPPGSLATQPVVAPEITAQQAVSSHLPQSPAVADQIIAGTAGAAAVAGLGASRFGALKLDFDLELPPSPAQAVPSFSPDEIARIARNKLDLAAEYIELGDVVGARTLINEVIESNDADTRADARALLSTLAPLS; from the coding sequence ATGACGGCCCGATTCCCTTTTCTTCAAGCCGCCACACGCAGCGGCTCACAACAGATTGCGGCGGCCGTCGCAATCGTCTTCGCCGGCATGCTGTCGACTTCAGTTGCGACGTATGCCCAGACAGCGGCCACGAGCACGGCAAGCGCGGCGACTGGCGCGAGCGCGCCGGTGGGCGTCAATGCTGGAGGCGCTCAATTCACCGTTCAGCCCGGGCAATCGCTGAACGACGCCGCAATAGCAATGACGCAGTCGCGCGACCGCGCCGTCCTGGCGCGCGCGGCAAAGGCGATCTTCGACGCGAATCCCAACGCGTTCATGGGGCACGACCCGAGCCGTCTGAGGCTGGGCGCGGTCCTCAATCTACCGCCCGTCGACGCGACGGGTGCGCCAGTCAGTGCGGCATCGGCGCCGGCGCCTGCGTCCGCCGCGTCCGCTCCGGCGGCGCAGGCTACGGGCAGCAACACCGCTTCTGCGACGGCTTCGGCTGCCGCGCCTGCTGCGACGGCGCCTGGCGCCAGTGCTGCGGCTGGAGCGGGCGCATCGTCGTCGGAAGCGGCGACATCGCCGACAACGGGCGCGGCCGCAACACAAGGCGCGAGTGCCCCCGCGACGCCCGAAGGCGGGTCTACGCCGGCAGCGGCGGCGCAGCCCGCGAGCGGCGTTTCTGCGCCTGCGGCAAGCGGCACACATTCGTACATCGGCTCCGTCCAGGGCAGCGAGCCCGCTGCCACGTCTTCGGGCGCGCCCGCCGCCAACGCGCAGGTCGCTTCGCAGGCGCGTCCGTCGAGCTTGCAGCAGTTGCTGGCACTGAAGAATCGCGTGCTGATGGAATTGCAGAAGCACGGCATCGGCAAACAGCCGGGCACGAATGAGAATCCCGCAGCCGCGACGGGCACGACGCAGCCTTCCAGTGCGGCGCCCGGCGCCGGCGCACCGGCTCACGCCGCTCCATCGGCGGCACCGTCCGTCAGCCCAGCAACGGGGATTCCGCAGGAGTATCTGGGCGCCGCGGCCATCGCAGGCGCTGCGCTCGTGGCGCTGCTGGCCGGTGTGACGGCGCGCCGACGCCGGAAGGCCACGCGTGCGCAGGAAGCGGCGAGCGCGGAGATGGCGCACGAGGATGTAACGCCGCCCGTTGCCGCTGCGCCGCTTGCCGTCGCACCGAGCCACGAGGTGCCGTCGGCGGTGAAGGAAGAATCGGACGAGTCGTCGCACCGCCTCAGCGCGGCCGCCACCGCTGCTGCGGCGTACGAGACGGCAGCAAGCTCGCCCGAGGTCAAATCCGAGGCTGCATCCAGGTCTGAGCCGGAAACCTTCCACGTCGCGTCCGCCGAAGCAGCACTCGACGCCGCTGCGACGCTCGGCGCCGATGCACTTCCGCGTGAATCGCTCGATCCGGCACGCGAAGAGGCGCGGGCCGCCGAAGTCGCCCAGTTGGCGCTGACCGCCCGCGAACAGGAACTGACGCCAGACGAAGCCGCCGCCGATACGCGCGCCGCTCAGCGGCCGCTCGACGAAACCTCGCTCCGCGAGCCGGTCGTGCCGCAATTCGCCGAGCCGATCAAAGCGTCGGACGACGAATCGGGTGCAAGGTCCAAGCCTTTCATGCTCGACCTCGGGCCGGCGCCCGATTCGGGGCAGATCGAGCCGACTTTCGAGCAGCCCTTCGTGACTGCCGCGCCGCCCATTCAGTCCGGTCATGTCGAGCCCGCTGCGCAGCACGAGCAACCGATCGAGCCGCTGCCCGCAGCCGCCCAAACGCACGCTGACGCCGAAGACGAGCCGGAGCCGCACGCTCCCGCCTCGCTGCCGCTCGGCGCACCGCCGCCGCTGGAGCCGGCCATGCCGGACGAATTTCCGCGCGAGGCGATGCGCGCGCTCGACAGCATCGACGACTTCGCGTTGCCGCCGCGCACCGAGCCGTCCGCGTCGGCTGCATCCGCCGTGTCACCGCCGGGTTCGCTGGCGACGCAGCCCGTCGTCGCGCCTGAAATCACGGCGCAGCAGGCGGTGTCTTCGCATCTGCCGCAATCGCCTGCCGTGGCCGATCAGATCATCGCCGGCACGGCAGGTGCGGCGGCCGTCGCCGGTTTGGGCGCGTCGCGCTTCGGCGCGTTGAAGCTTGATTTCGACCTCGAACTTCCGCCGTCGCCGGCGCAGGCCGTGCCGTCGTTCTCACCGGACGAGATCGCGCGTATCGCTCGCAACAAGCTCGATCTCGCGGCGGAGTACATCGAGCTCGGCGATGTCGTCGGTGCCCGCACGCTGATCAACGAAGTGATCGAATCGAACGATGCCGACACGCGCGCCGACGCGCGCGCGTTGCTGTCGACACTCGCGCCGCTTTCGTGA
- the gltA gene encoding citrate synthase: protein MTPSDVKATLSFSDNSPSVEMPIYKGTMGPDVIDIRKLYGQTGKFTYDPGFMSTASCNSAITYIDGDKGELLYRGFPIDNLAQNADFLETCYLLLKGELPNQAQKDEFVKTVTNHTMVHEQMQFFFRGFRRDAHPMAILVAAVGALSAFYHDSLDINNPRHREVSAIRMIAKLPTLVAMAYKYSIGQPFVYPQNNLSYSANFMRMMFSNPCEEYQVNEVLVRALDRILILHADHEQNASTSTVRLAGSSGANPFACIAAGIACLWGPAHGGANEAALNMLEEIGSVDNIPEFIKQVKDKNSGVKLMGFGHRVYKNYDPRAKLMRETCHEVLNELGLHDDPLFKLAMALEKIALEDEYFVSRKLYPNVDFYSGIVQRALGIPTSMFTCIFAMARTVGWIAQWNEMIADPEQKIGRPRQLFIGESPREAKPIAQR from the coding sequence ATGACCCCGTCAGATGTTAAAGCCACGCTATCGTTCAGCGACAACTCGCCGAGCGTTGAAATGCCGATCTACAAGGGCACGATGGGCCCCGATGTGATCGACATCCGTAAGCTGTACGGCCAGACCGGCAAGTTCACGTACGATCCGGGCTTCATGTCGACGGCGTCGTGCAACTCGGCGATCACCTACATCGACGGTGACAAGGGCGAGCTGCTGTATCGCGGCTTCCCTATCGACAACCTCGCGCAAAACGCTGACTTCCTCGAAACGTGCTATCTGCTGCTCAAGGGCGAACTGCCGAATCAGGCGCAGAAGGACGAGTTCGTGAAGACGGTCACGAACCACACGATGGTTCACGAGCAGATGCAGTTCTTCTTCCGTGGCTTCCGGCGCGACGCTCATCCGATGGCGATTCTGGTTGCCGCAGTCGGCGCGCTGTCGGCGTTCTACCACGACTCGCTCGACATCAATAACCCGCGTCACCGCGAAGTTTCGGCGATCCGCATGATCGCGAAGCTGCCGACGCTGGTCGCGATGGCGTACAAGTACTCGATCGGCCAGCCGTTCGTGTATCCGCAGAACAATCTGTCGTACAGCGCGAATTTCATGCGCATGATGTTCTCGAACCCGTGCGAAGAGTACCAGGTCAACGAAGTGCTGGTTCGCGCACTGGACCGTATCCTCATTCTGCACGCCGATCACGAGCAGAACGCTTCGACGTCGACGGTGCGTCTGGCGGGTTCGTCGGGTGCGAACCCGTTCGCGTGTATCGCTGCCGGTATCGCGTGTCTGTGGGGCCCGGCGCACGGCGGTGCGAACGAAGCCGCGCTGAACATGCTCGAAGAAATCGGCTCGGTTGACAACATTCCTGAGTTCATCAAGCAGGTGAAGGACAAGAACTCGGGCGTCAAGCTGATGGGCTTCGGTCACCGCGTCTACAAGAACTATGACCCGCGTGCGAAGCTGATGCGCGAAACCTGCCACGAAGTGCTGAACGAACTGGGTCTGCACGACGACCCGCTGTTCAAGCTCGCCATGGCGCTGGAAAAGATCGCGCTGGAAGACGAATACTTCGTATCGCGCAAGCTGTACCCGAACGTCGACTTCTACTCGGGCATCGTGCAGCGCGCGCTGGGCATCCCGACCTCCATGTTCACGTGTATCTTCGCGATGGCACGTACGGTCGGCTGGATTGCGCAGTGGAACGAAATGATCGCCGACCCCGAGCAGAAAATCGGCCGTCCGCGTCAACTGTTCATCGGCGAATCGCCGCGCGAAGCAAAGCCGATCGCTCAGCGCTAA
- the trpB gene encoding tryptophan synthase subunit beta: MYNLPDERGHFGQYGGVFVAETLVHALDELRVAYAKYSQDPDFIAEYERELKYFVGRPSPVYHAQRWSELLGGAQVYLKREDLNHTGAHKVNNVIGQALLARRMGKPRVIAETGAGQHGVATATIAARFGMECIVYMGAEDVRRQAANVYRMKLLGATVVPVESGSRTLKDALNEAMRDWVTNVENTFYIIGTVAGPHPYPMMVRDFQRVIGDECKVQMPELTGRQPDAVIACVGGGSNAMGIFYPYIDDKSVKLIGVEAAGDGIDTGRHAASLMGGSPGVLHGNRTYLLQDENGQIIETHSVSAGLDYPGVGPEHAWLKDSGRAEYVGITDEEALKAFHDCCRIEGIIPALESSHALAYAAKLAPTLPKDKILLVNLSGRGDKDMHTVAERSGIQF, encoded by the coding sequence ATGTACAATTTACCCGATGAACGTGGCCATTTCGGCCAATATGGCGGCGTGTTCGTCGCCGAAACGCTTGTTCACGCGCTTGATGAACTGCGCGTAGCGTACGCGAAATATTCCCAAGACCCGGACTTTATCGCCGAATACGAGCGCGAGCTGAAGTACTTTGTCGGTCGTCCTTCGCCCGTTTATCACGCACAACGCTGGAGCGAACTGCTGGGTGGCGCGCAGGTGTATCTGAAGCGCGAAGACCTGAACCATACGGGTGCGCACAAGGTGAACAACGTGATCGGCCAGGCGCTGCTGGCCAGGCGCATGGGCAAGCCGCGGGTGATTGCGGAGACGGGCGCGGGCCAGCATGGCGTGGCGACGGCGACCATTGCGGCGCGTTTCGGCATGGAGTGCATCGTGTACATGGGCGCGGAAGACGTGCGCCGTCAGGCGGCGAACGTTTACCGCATGAAACTTCTCGGCGCGACCGTTGTGCCCGTCGAGTCCGGCTCGCGCACGCTGAAGGATGCGCTGAACGAAGCGATGCGCGACTGGGTCACGAACGTCGAGAACACCTTCTACATCATCGGCACGGTCGCCGGTCCGCATCCTTATCCGATGATGGTGCGCGATTTCCAGCGCGTGATCGGCGATGAGTGCAAGGTGCAGATGCCGGAGTTGACGGGCCGTCAGCCAGACGCCGTTATCGCGTGCGTTGGCGGCGGTTCGAATGCGATGGGCATCTTTTACCCGTACATTGACGATAAGTCGGTGAAACTGATCGGCGTCGAAGCCGCCGGCGACGGCATCGACACAGGTCGACACGCGGCCTCGCTGATGGGCGGCAGTCCGGGGGTGCTCCACGGCAATCGCACCTATCTCCTGCAGGACGAGAACGGCCAGATCATCGAGACGCATTCCGTGTCGGCGGGTCTCGACTATCCGGGCGTCGGGCCTGAGCACGCGTGGCTCAAGGACAGCGGCCGCGCCGAATATGTCGGCATCACCGACGAAGAAGCGCTCAAGGCGTTTCACGACTGCTGCCGTATCGAAGGCATCATTCCTGCGCTCGAGTCGAGCCATGCGCTCGCGTACGCGGCGAAGCTCGCGCCGACCTTGCCGAAGGACAAGATCCTTCTGGTGAACCTGTCGGGCCGCGGCGACAAGGACATGCACACGGTCGCGGAGCGATCGGGCATCCAGTTCTGA
- the truA gene encoding tRNA pseudouridine(38-40) synthase TruA: MTRIALGIQYDGAAFCGWQSQPHGKTVQDELERALREFALTPLQTVVAGRTDTGVHGLGQVVHFDTELDRAEFSWVRGTNAFLPSTVAVQWAKPMPDAFHARFSAFERTYYYALYVHPVRSPMLASRAGWIHTPLDVDAMREAAACLIGEHDFSAFRSSECQSKTPVKHLYQIDIRPQGDFIHFRFRANAFLHHMVRNLMGCLVAVGRGRYPAAWLSEVLHGRDRNRAAPTFMPDGLYLAQVGYPETFAVPAPQAGSVPWSTVWTDS, translated from the coding sequence ATGACGCGGATCGCGCTTGGCATCCAGTACGACGGCGCAGCGTTTTGCGGCTGGCAGTCGCAGCCGCACGGCAAGACGGTGCAGGACGAACTCGAGCGGGCGCTGCGCGAGTTCGCGCTGACGCCACTGCAAACGGTCGTCGCGGGGCGCACGGATACGGGCGTCCACGGTCTCGGGCAAGTCGTGCATTTCGATACGGAACTGGATCGCGCCGAATTTTCGTGGGTGCGCGGCACCAACGCGTTTTTGCCGTCGACGGTCGCGGTGCAATGGGCCAAGCCAATGCCGGATGCATTTCACGCGCGCTTTTCGGCCTTCGAGCGCACGTATTACTACGCGCTGTACGTGCATCCCGTGCGCTCGCCGATGCTCGCGTCCCGCGCCGGCTGGATTCACACGCCGCTCGATGTCGATGCGATGCGTGAGGCGGCTGCCTGTCTGATCGGCGAGCACGATTTTTCGGCGTTCCGATCGTCGGAATGCCAGTCCAAAACGCCCGTCAAGCATCTGTATCAGATCGACATCCGGCCGCAGGGCGATTTCATCCACTTCCGCTTCCGGGCCAACGCGTTCCTGCACCATATGGTCCGCAACCTGATGGGCTGTCTCGTGGCCGTAGGCCGGGGTCGATATCCGGCCGCCTGGCTCTCGGAAGTCCTGCACGGCCGCGACCGCAATCGCGCGGCGCCTACCTTCATGCCCGACGGGCTGTATCTCGCTCAAGTGGGCTATCCTGAGACGTTTGCCGTGCCCGCGCCGCAGGCGGGCAGCGTTCCCTGGAGCACCGTTTGGACAGACTCATGA
- the leuC gene encoding 3-isopropylmalate dehydratase large subunit: MAQTLYDKLWNTHVVHTEEDGTTLLYIDRQLLHEVTSPQAFEGLKLAQRPVWRISANLAVSDHNVPTTDRSHGIADPVSKLQVDTLDANCDAFGITQFKMNDLRQGIVHIIGPEQGATLPGMTIVCGDSHTSTHGAFGALAHGIGTSEVEHVLATQTLLQKKSKNMLVKVEGQLPHGCTAKDIVLAIIGKIGTAGGTGYAIEFGGSTIRALSMEGRMTVCNMAIEAGARAGMVAVDDTTVEYLKGRPFSPQGVEWDQAVEYWKQFKSDPDAQFDRVVELNAAEIVPQVTWGTSPEMVTSIDGRVPDPEKEKDPVKRDAMERALHYMALEPNLPIESIKPDKIFIGSCTNARIEDIRAAAWVVKKLGRRVAPNIRLAMVVPGSGLVKAQAEREGLDKVFTEAGFEWREPGCSMCLAMNADRLEPGERCASTSNRNFEGRQGAGGRTHLVSPAMAAAAAIEGHFVDIRKLG, encoded by the coding sequence ATGGCACAGACTCTCTACGACAAATTGTGGAACACGCACGTGGTCCACACGGAAGAAGACGGCACGACTCTTCTCTACATCGACCGTCAACTGCTGCATGAAGTGACCAGCCCGCAGGCGTTCGAAGGGCTGAAGTTGGCCCAGCGCCCCGTGTGGCGCATCAGCGCGAATCTGGCGGTGTCGGATCATAACGTGCCGACCACGGATCGTAGCCACGGCATCGCTGATCCTGTGTCGAAGCTGCAGGTCGATACGCTCGACGCAAATTGCGACGCGTTCGGCATCACGCAGTTCAAGATGAACGACCTGCGTCAGGGCATCGTGCACATCATCGGGCCAGAGCAGGGCGCGACGCTGCCGGGCATGACCATCGTCTGCGGCGACTCGCACACGTCCACGCATGGTGCGTTCGGCGCGCTGGCGCACGGCATCGGTACGTCGGAAGTCGAACACGTGCTGGCCACTCAGACGCTCTTGCAAAAGAAGAGCAAAAACATGCTGGTCAAGGTCGAAGGCCAGCTGCCGCACGGCTGCACTGCGAAGGACATCGTGCTCGCCATCATCGGCAAGATCGGCACGGCGGGCGGCACGGGCTATGCCATCGAATTCGGCGGTTCGACCATTCGCGCGCTGTCGATGGAAGGCCGCATGACGGTTTGCAACATGGCGATCGAAGCGGGCGCGCGCGCCGGCATGGTCGCTGTCGACGATACGACCGTCGAATACCTGAAGGGCCGTCCGTTCTCGCCGCAGGGCGTGGAGTGGGATCAGGCCGTCGAATACTGGAAGCAGTTCAAGTCGGATCCCGACGCGCAGTTCGACCGCGTGGTCGAACTGAACGCCGCCGAGATCGTGCCGCAAGTCACGTGGGGCACGTCGCCGGAAATGGTCACGTCCATTGACGGTCGCGTGCCGGATCCGGAGAAAGAGAAGGATCCCGTAAAGCGCGACGCAATGGAGCGCGCGCTGCATTACATGGCGCTCGAACCGAACCTGCCCATCGAATCGATCAAGCCGGACAAGATCTTCATCGGCTCATGCACGAACGCGCGTATCGAAGACATCCGCGCGGCCGCGTGGGTCGTAAAGAAGCTCGGCCGCCGCGTCGCGCCGAACATCCGTCTCGCGATGGTCGTGCCGGGCTCGGGTCTCGTGAAGGCGCAGGCCGAGCGTGAAGGTCTTGACAAGGTCTTCACGGAAGCGGGCTTCGAATGGCGCGAGCCGGGCTGCTCGATGTGTCTCGCGATGAACGCCGACCGCCTCGAGCCGGGCGAGCGTTGCGCGTCCACCTCGAACCGTAACTTCGAAGGCCGTCAGGGCGCGGGCGGACGCACGCACCTCGTCAGCCCCGCGATGGCAGCGGCTGCCGCCATCGAAGGGCATTTCGTCGACATTCGCAAGCTGGGATGA
- the asd gene encoding aspartate-semialdehyde dehydrogenase: protein MNVGLVGWRGMVGSVLMQRMQEERDFDLIEPVFFSTSNAGGNAPSFAKNETKLKDATSIEDLKKCDAIISCQGGDYTNEVFPKLRAAGWDGYWIDAASALRMKDDAVIILDPVNLDVIKNALVKGQKNFIGGNCTVSLMLMALGGLFRENLVDWMTAMTYQAASGAGAQNMRELLQQMGTLYGSAKEDLADPSSAILDIDRRVLSAMNSDRMPTDNFGVPLAGSLIPWIDKDLGNGMSKEEWKGGSETNKILGRPAMGQPGSIPVDGLCVRIGAMRCHSQALTIKLKKDVPLDEVNGILASANDWVKVVPNEREASIRDLSPAVVTGTLTVPVGRLRKLAMGGEYLSAFTVGDQLLWGAAEPLRRMLRILLDK from the coding sequence ATGAACGTAGGTCTCGTAGGTTGGCGCGGCATGGTCGGCAGCGTCCTGATGCAACGCATGCAGGAAGAACGCGATTTCGACCTGATCGAACCGGTGTTTTTCAGCACCAGCAATGCGGGCGGCAATGCGCCGTCGTTCGCCAAGAACGAGACCAAGCTCAAAGATGCGACAAGCATCGAAGACCTGAAGAAGTGCGACGCCATCATTTCGTGCCAAGGCGGCGACTACACGAACGAAGTGTTCCCCAAGCTGCGCGCAGCGGGCTGGGACGGCTATTGGATCGACGCGGCCTCGGCGCTGCGCATGAAAGATGACGCTGTCATCATTCTCGATCCCGTCAACCTCGACGTGATCAAGAATGCGCTGGTGAAGGGCCAGAAGAATTTCATCGGCGGCAACTGCACGGTCAGCCTGATGCTGATGGCACTGGGCGGCCTGTTCCGCGAAAACCTCGTCGACTGGATGACGGCCATGACGTATCAGGCCGCATCGGGTGCGGGCGCGCAGAATATGCGCGAACTGCTGCAGCAGATGGGCACGCTATACGGCTCGGCGAAAGAAGACCTGGCCGATCCGTCGTCGGCGATTCTAGACATCGATCGTCGCGTGCTGTCGGCGATGAACAGCGACCGCATGCCGACCGACAACTTTGGCGTGCCGCTCGCCGGCTCGCTGATTCCGTGGATCGACAAGGATCTCGGCAACGGCATGTCGAAGGAAGAGTGGAAGGGCGGTTCCGAAACCAACAAGATTCTCGGCAGGCCGGCGATGGGCCAGCCGGGCTCGATTCCCGTCGACGGCCTGTGCGTGCGTATCGGCGCAATGCGCTGTCACTCGCAGGCGTTGACCATCAAGCTGAAGAAGGACGTGCCACTCGACGAGGTAAACGGCATCCTCGCATCGGCGAACGACTGGGTGAAGGTCGTGCCGAACGAGCGGGAAGCGTCGATCCGCGATTTGTCGCCCGCAGTCGTGACGGGCACGCTGACCGTCCCCGTCGGCCGTCTGCGCAAGCTGGCTATGGGCGGCGAATATCTGTCCGCGTTCACGGTCGGCGACCAGCTTCTGTGGGGTGCGGCAGAGCCGCTGCGTCGTATGCTTCGCATTCTGCTCGACAAGTAA
- a CDS encoding entericidin A/B family lipoprotein — protein sequence MKIDRIAFLRRFALATLAGLLLGLAGCNTVHGFGEDLQHLGGSISNEAKK from the coding sequence ATGAAAATCGATCGCATCGCATTTCTGCGCCGATTCGCCCTCGCGACGCTTGCCGGGCTGCTGCTCGGCCTCGCGGGTTGCAACACGGTGCATGGCTTTGGCGAAGATCTGCAGCATCTGGGCGGATCAATCAGCAACGAGGCGAAAAAGTAA